A DNA window from Polyodon spathula isolate WHYD16114869_AA chromosome 18, ASM1765450v1, whole genome shotgun sequence contains the following coding sequences:
- the LOC121330880 gene encoding breast cancer anti-estrogen resistance protein 3 homolog isoform X3, translated as MTNRRENGAISRNKNRTAGFYSEAYRCPSETYSSQRQASSTPALKQRNQYAMDPGMEYVKFSKERYIMDGTQERLHKELEEELKLSSEELRSHAWYHGAIPRQVSESLIQRDGDFLIRDSLSSPGNYVLTCQWKNSPQHFKINKKVMAMNEAYSRVQYLFERESFDSVPSLVRYYVGNRKPVSGLVGAIIFQPINRSLPLRCLEEKYSTTPIRIECSVPAEKPENCKRLSLNVMNNGHSLDHRGNLLRNKDRSGSQPACLNHVQEKRRPLKTHQSESFLPIGSRPHPQTHTMEMQPQQKSTVFRTGSEPALSPTVPKRLMFETQAGEAIRGSDSQLCPKPPPKPSKVPSLRQPRSPRLQQAPYSPDVNYCELRPCSPADWERLTQTAVSPSSYVERLRTEENIKTCYRKSETHFSVLELNSYQATMELVEDKNEEDEKVPAFVRPIFETVSVFRPNDFESRLLPSENKPLETVVLKKAKELLVSKDLKTIAKHILLADCQVARIRNVSEETKGLMGVNSGLELITLPHGHQLRQDLIERHNTTSIGVAVDILGCTGSLDERAMALNRIIQVAVELKDSMGDLYAFSAIMKALDMPQITRLEQTWTTLRRKYTQTAITYEKTLKPFFNGLYEGSVDIPLSSTTVPLLMPLLTLMERPAVTFEAMDLWDSNDQGCEIMFRHLESGRTVAENADTYRNNSERILEDFQPNEDMLEIFKTDFQLRLLWGSKGAQVNQMERYEKFKLILTALSRKLEPPGKHTEL; from the exons TTCTCCAAGGAGAGGTACATCATGGATGGCACTCAGGAGCGGTTACACAAGGAACTGGAGGAGGAGCTGAAGCTGAGCAGTGAGGAGCTACGAAGCCATGCCTGGTACCATGGAGCCATCCCCAGACAG GTATCAGAAAGCCTGATCCAGAGGGATGGAGATTTCCTGATCCGGGATTCTCTCTCCAGCCCAGGGAACTACGTCCTGACATGCCAGTGGAAGAACAGCCCACAGCATTTCAAAATTAACAAGAAGGTGATGGCCATGAACGAGGCCTACTCGCGGGTGCAGTACCTGTTCGAGAGGGAGAGCTTTGACAGTGTGCCCTCCCTTGTGCGTTACTACGTAGGAAACCGCAAGCCGGTGTCGGGACTGGTGGGCGCCATCATCTTCCAGCCCATCAACAGATCCCTACCGCTGCGATGTCTGGAGGAGAAGTACAGCACGACTCCTATCAGGATCGAGTGCTCCGTGCCGGCCGAGAAACCTGAGAACTGCAAGAGGCTGAGCCTCAACGTCATGAACAACGGACACTCTCTGGACCACAGAGGCAATCTCCTCAG AAATAAAGACAGGAGTGGcagccagcctgcctgcctcAACCACGTCCAGGAGAAGAGACGGCCACTCAAGACGCATCAGTCCGAGAGCTTTCTCCCCATTG gcTCCAGACCCCATCCCCAGACACATACAATGGAGATGCAGCCACAACAGAAGTCCACTGTATTCAGGACTGGAAGTGAGCCGGCCCTCAGCCCAACCGTGCCAAAGAGACTGATGTTCGAAACACAGGCCGGGGAGGCTATCCGGGGTTCGGACAGCCAGCTGTGTCCCAAACCGCCCCCCAAACCCAGCAAAGTGCCGTCCCTGCGCCAGCCGCGTTCCCCGCGACTCCAGCAAGCCCCATACAGCCCTGACGTGAACTACTGTGAGCTGAGACCCTGCAGCCCAGCCGACTGGGAGAGGCTTACCCAGACCGCAGTGTCCCCCAGCAGCTACGTGGAGAGGCTGAGGACCGAGGAGAACATAAAGACCTGCTACAGGAAgtcagaaacacatttttctgtGCTGGAGCTGAACTCTTACCAAGCCACCATGGAGTTGGTGGAAGACAAGAATGAAGAGGACGAGAAGGTGCCAGCGTTTGTTCGTCCGATCTTTGAGACCGTGTCTGTATTTAGACCCAATGACTTTGAATCCCGGCTGCTTCCCTCTGAGAACAAACCACTGGAAACAGTAGTCCTCAAAAAAGCCAAAGAGCTTCTTGTGAGCAAGGACCTAAAGACCATCGCCAAGCACATCCTTTTAGCTGACTGCCAG gttgctaggatacggAACGTCTCTGAAGAAACAAAGGGGCTGATGGGAGTGAACTCTGGCCTGGAACTCATTACATTGCCTCATGGACACCAGCTGCGTCAGGACCTAATTGAAAG GCACAACACAACATCAATCGGGGTAGCGGTGGATATTCTGGGCTGCACTGGGAGTCTAGATGAGCGAGCGATGGCTCTCAACAGGATCATTCAAGTGGCGGTGGAACTGAAGGACTCCATGGGAGATCTGTATGCCTTCTCCGCTATCATGAAAGCACTCGACATGCCACAG ATTACCAGGTTGGAGCAAACGTGGACTACCCTGCGACGCAAGTACACTCAGACAGCCATTACCTACGAGAAAACACTCAAACCCTTTTTCAATGGTCTATATGAAGGAAGTG TAGACATTCCTCTCAGCAGTACAACAGTTCCCCTCTTGATGCCTCTTCTCACCTTGATGGAGCGCCCGGCAGTTACTTTTGAAGCAATGGATCTGTGGGACAGCAACGACCAAGGCTGTGAGATCATGTTCCGCCACTTGGAAAGCGGCCGCACTGTAGCTGAAAACGCAGATACATACAGGAACAACTCAGAACGCATTCTAGAAG atttcCAGCCCAATGAAGACATGCTTGAGATCTTCAAGACTGATTTTCAGCTCCGGTTACTGTGGGGCAGCAAAGGAGCTCAGGTAAACCAGATGGAGCGCTATGAAAAGTTCAAACTCATTTTAACCGCTTTGTCGAGGAAGCTGGAGCCTCCCGGCAAACACACTGAATTATGA
- the LOC121330880 gene encoding breast cancer anti-estrogen resistance protein 3 homolog isoform X4 has protein sequence MGTSMSERCNVLRTITAALCCFYQRSSVIGVKFSKERYIMDGTQERLHKELEEELKLSSEELRSHAWYHGAIPRQVSESLIQRDGDFLIRDSLSSPGNYVLTCQWKNSPQHFKINKKVMAMNEAYSRVQYLFERESFDSVPSLVRYYVGNRKPVSGLVGAIIFQPINRSLPLRCLEEKYSTTPIRIECSVPAEKPENCKRLSLNVMNNGHSLDHRGNLLRNKDRSGSQPACLNHVQEKRRPLKTHQSESFLPIGSRPHPQTHTMEMQPQQKSTVFRTGSEPALSPTVPKRLMFETQAGEAIRGSDSQLCPKPPPKPSKVPSLRQPRSPRLQQAPYSPDVNYCELRPCSPADWERLTQTAVSPSSYVERLRTEENIKTCYRKSETHFSVLELNSYQATMELVEDKNEEDEKVPAFVRPIFETVSVFRPNDFESRLLPSENKPLETVVLKKAKELLVSKDLKTIAKHILLADCQVARIRNVSEETKGLMGVNSGLELITLPHGHQLRQDLIERHNTTSIGVAVDILGCTGSLDERAMALNRIIQVAVELKDSMGDLYAFSAIMKALDMPQITRLEQTWTTLRRKYTQTAITYEKTLKPFFNGLYEGSVDIPLSSTTVPLLMPLLTLMERPAVTFEAMDLWDSNDQGCEIMFRHLESGRTVAENADTYRNNSERILEDFQPNEDMLEIFKTDFQLRLLWGSKGAQVNQMERYEKFKLILTALSRKLEPPGKHTEL, from the exons ATGGGCACAAGCATGTCCGAGCGATGTAATGTGCTGAGGACCATCACTGCAGCGCTCTGCTGCTTCTATCAGAGGAGCTCTGTTATTGGGGTGAAG TTCTCCAAGGAGAGGTACATCATGGATGGCACTCAGGAGCGGTTACACAAGGAACTGGAGGAGGAGCTGAAGCTGAGCAGTGAGGAGCTACGAAGCCATGCCTGGTACCATGGAGCCATCCCCAGACAG GTATCAGAAAGCCTGATCCAGAGGGATGGAGATTTCCTGATCCGGGATTCTCTCTCCAGCCCAGGGAACTACGTCCTGACATGCCAGTGGAAGAACAGCCCACAGCATTTCAAAATTAACAAGAAGGTGATGGCCATGAACGAGGCCTACTCGCGGGTGCAGTACCTGTTCGAGAGGGAGAGCTTTGACAGTGTGCCCTCCCTTGTGCGTTACTACGTAGGAAACCGCAAGCCGGTGTCGGGACTGGTGGGCGCCATCATCTTCCAGCCCATCAACAGATCCCTACCGCTGCGATGTCTGGAGGAGAAGTACAGCACGACTCCTATCAGGATCGAGTGCTCCGTGCCGGCCGAGAAACCTGAGAACTGCAAGAGGCTGAGCCTCAACGTCATGAACAACGGACACTCTCTGGACCACAGAGGCAATCTCCTCAG AAATAAAGACAGGAGTGGcagccagcctgcctgcctcAACCACGTCCAGGAGAAGAGACGGCCACTCAAGACGCATCAGTCCGAGAGCTTTCTCCCCATTG gcTCCAGACCCCATCCCCAGACACATACAATGGAGATGCAGCCACAACAGAAGTCCACTGTATTCAGGACTGGAAGTGAGCCGGCCCTCAGCCCAACCGTGCCAAAGAGACTGATGTTCGAAACACAGGCCGGGGAGGCTATCCGGGGTTCGGACAGCCAGCTGTGTCCCAAACCGCCCCCCAAACCCAGCAAAGTGCCGTCCCTGCGCCAGCCGCGTTCCCCGCGACTCCAGCAAGCCCCATACAGCCCTGACGTGAACTACTGTGAGCTGAGACCCTGCAGCCCAGCCGACTGGGAGAGGCTTACCCAGACCGCAGTGTCCCCCAGCAGCTACGTGGAGAGGCTGAGGACCGAGGAGAACATAAAGACCTGCTACAGGAAgtcagaaacacatttttctgtGCTGGAGCTGAACTCTTACCAAGCCACCATGGAGTTGGTGGAAGACAAGAATGAAGAGGACGAGAAGGTGCCAGCGTTTGTTCGTCCGATCTTTGAGACCGTGTCTGTATTTAGACCCAATGACTTTGAATCCCGGCTGCTTCCCTCTGAGAACAAACCACTGGAAACAGTAGTCCTCAAAAAAGCCAAAGAGCTTCTTGTGAGCAAGGACCTAAAGACCATCGCCAAGCACATCCTTTTAGCTGACTGCCAG gttgctaggatacggAACGTCTCTGAAGAAACAAAGGGGCTGATGGGAGTGAACTCTGGCCTGGAACTCATTACATTGCCTCATGGACACCAGCTGCGTCAGGACCTAATTGAAAG GCACAACACAACATCAATCGGGGTAGCGGTGGATATTCTGGGCTGCACTGGGAGTCTAGATGAGCGAGCGATGGCTCTCAACAGGATCATTCAAGTGGCGGTGGAACTGAAGGACTCCATGGGAGATCTGTATGCCTTCTCCGCTATCATGAAAGCACTCGACATGCCACAG ATTACCAGGTTGGAGCAAACGTGGACTACCCTGCGACGCAAGTACACTCAGACAGCCATTACCTACGAGAAAACACTCAAACCCTTTTTCAATGGTCTATATGAAGGAAGTG TAGACATTCCTCTCAGCAGTACAACAGTTCCCCTCTTGATGCCTCTTCTCACCTTGATGGAGCGCCCGGCAGTTACTTTTGAAGCAATGGATCTGTGGGACAGCAACGACCAAGGCTGTGAGATCATGTTCCGCCACTTGGAAAGCGGCCGCACTGTAGCTGAAAACGCAGATACATACAGGAACAACTCAGAACGCATTCTAGAAG atttcCAGCCCAATGAAGACATGCTTGAGATCTTCAAGACTGATTTTCAGCTCCGGTTACTGTGGGGCAGCAAAGGAGCTCAGGTAAACCAGATGGAGCGCTATGAAAAGTTCAAACTCATTTTAACCGCTTTGTCGAGGAAGCTGGAGCCTCCCGGCAAACACACTGAATTATGA
- the LOC121330880 gene encoding breast cancer anti-estrogen resistance protein 3 homolog isoform X5: MMVLWFSKERYIMDGTQERLHKELEEELKLSSEELRSHAWYHGAIPRQVSESLIQRDGDFLIRDSLSSPGNYVLTCQWKNSPQHFKINKKVMAMNEAYSRVQYLFERESFDSVPSLVRYYVGNRKPVSGLVGAIIFQPINRSLPLRCLEEKYSTTPIRIECSVPAEKPENCKRLSLNVMNNGHSLDHRGNLLRNKDRSGSQPACLNHVQEKRRPLKTHQSESFLPIGSRPHPQTHTMEMQPQQKSTVFRTGSEPALSPTVPKRLMFETQAGEAIRGSDSQLCPKPPPKPSKVPSLRQPRSPRLQQAPYSPDVNYCELRPCSPADWERLTQTAVSPSSYVERLRTEENIKTCYRKSETHFSVLELNSYQATMELVEDKNEEDEKVPAFVRPIFETVSVFRPNDFESRLLPSENKPLETVVLKKAKELLVSKDLKTIAKHILLADCQVARIRNVSEETKGLMGVNSGLELITLPHGHQLRQDLIERHNTTSIGVAVDILGCTGSLDERAMALNRIIQVAVELKDSMGDLYAFSAIMKALDMPQITRLEQTWTTLRRKYTQTAITYEKTLKPFFNGLYEGSVDIPLSSTTVPLLMPLLTLMERPAVTFEAMDLWDSNDQGCEIMFRHLESGRTVAENADTYRNNSERILEDFQPNEDMLEIFKTDFQLRLLWGSKGAQVNQMERYEKFKLILTALSRKLEPPGKHTEL; encoded by the exons ATGATGGTGTTATGG TTCTCCAAGGAGAGGTACATCATGGATGGCACTCAGGAGCGGTTACACAAGGAACTGGAGGAGGAGCTGAAGCTGAGCAGTGAGGAGCTACGAAGCCATGCCTGGTACCATGGAGCCATCCCCAGACAG GTATCAGAAAGCCTGATCCAGAGGGATGGAGATTTCCTGATCCGGGATTCTCTCTCCAGCCCAGGGAACTACGTCCTGACATGCCAGTGGAAGAACAGCCCACAGCATTTCAAAATTAACAAGAAGGTGATGGCCATGAACGAGGCCTACTCGCGGGTGCAGTACCTGTTCGAGAGGGAGAGCTTTGACAGTGTGCCCTCCCTTGTGCGTTACTACGTAGGAAACCGCAAGCCGGTGTCGGGACTGGTGGGCGCCATCATCTTCCAGCCCATCAACAGATCCCTACCGCTGCGATGTCTGGAGGAGAAGTACAGCACGACTCCTATCAGGATCGAGTGCTCCGTGCCGGCCGAGAAACCTGAGAACTGCAAGAGGCTGAGCCTCAACGTCATGAACAACGGACACTCTCTGGACCACAGAGGCAATCTCCTCAG AAATAAAGACAGGAGTGGcagccagcctgcctgcctcAACCACGTCCAGGAGAAGAGACGGCCACTCAAGACGCATCAGTCCGAGAGCTTTCTCCCCATTG gcTCCAGACCCCATCCCCAGACACATACAATGGAGATGCAGCCACAACAGAAGTCCACTGTATTCAGGACTGGAAGTGAGCCGGCCCTCAGCCCAACCGTGCCAAAGAGACTGATGTTCGAAACACAGGCCGGGGAGGCTATCCGGGGTTCGGACAGCCAGCTGTGTCCCAAACCGCCCCCCAAACCCAGCAAAGTGCCGTCCCTGCGCCAGCCGCGTTCCCCGCGACTCCAGCAAGCCCCATACAGCCCTGACGTGAACTACTGTGAGCTGAGACCCTGCAGCCCAGCCGACTGGGAGAGGCTTACCCAGACCGCAGTGTCCCCCAGCAGCTACGTGGAGAGGCTGAGGACCGAGGAGAACATAAAGACCTGCTACAGGAAgtcagaaacacatttttctgtGCTGGAGCTGAACTCTTACCAAGCCACCATGGAGTTGGTGGAAGACAAGAATGAAGAGGACGAGAAGGTGCCAGCGTTTGTTCGTCCGATCTTTGAGACCGTGTCTGTATTTAGACCCAATGACTTTGAATCCCGGCTGCTTCCCTCTGAGAACAAACCACTGGAAACAGTAGTCCTCAAAAAAGCCAAAGAGCTTCTTGTGAGCAAGGACCTAAAGACCATCGCCAAGCACATCCTTTTAGCTGACTGCCAG gttgctaggatacggAACGTCTCTGAAGAAACAAAGGGGCTGATGGGAGTGAACTCTGGCCTGGAACTCATTACATTGCCTCATGGACACCAGCTGCGTCAGGACCTAATTGAAAG GCACAACACAACATCAATCGGGGTAGCGGTGGATATTCTGGGCTGCACTGGGAGTCTAGATGAGCGAGCGATGGCTCTCAACAGGATCATTCAAGTGGCGGTGGAACTGAAGGACTCCATGGGAGATCTGTATGCCTTCTCCGCTATCATGAAAGCACTCGACATGCCACAG ATTACCAGGTTGGAGCAAACGTGGACTACCCTGCGACGCAAGTACACTCAGACAGCCATTACCTACGAGAAAACACTCAAACCCTTTTTCAATGGTCTATATGAAGGAAGTG TAGACATTCCTCTCAGCAGTACAACAGTTCCCCTCTTGATGCCTCTTCTCACCTTGATGGAGCGCCCGGCAGTTACTTTTGAAGCAATGGATCTGTGGGACAGCAACGACCAAGGCTGTGAGATCATGTTCCGCCACTTGGAAAGCGGCCGCACTGTAGCTGAAAACGCAGATACATACAGGAACAACTCAGAACGCATTCTAGAAG atttcCAGCCCAATGAAGACATGCTTGAGATCTTCAAGACTGATTTTCAGCTCCGGTTACTGTGGGGCAGCAAAGGAGCTCAGGTAAACCAGATGGAGCGCTATGAAAAGTTCAAACTCATTTTAACCGCTTTGTCGAGGAAGCTGGAGCCTCCCGGCAAACACACTGAATTATGA